A genomic window from Cyanobacteriota bacterium includes:
- a CDS encoding magnesium chelatase ATPase subunit I, with amino-acid sequence MKLALLLNVIDPKIGGVMIMGDRGTGKSTTIRALADLLPEIDVVADDP; translated from the coding sequence ATGAAACTGGCTCTGTTGTTAAACGTCATTGATCCCAAAATTGGGGGAGTGATGATTATGGGTGATCGTGGAACGGGAAAATCAACCACGATCCGCGCCCTTGCTGACTTGCTGCCTGAAATTGATGTAGTAGCTGACGACCCTT